Below is a genomic region from Elusimicrobiota bacterium.
ATAATTGCCGGGTTTTTCAGTGAGGCCATTGACTATTACTAAGCCTAACTCTATAATAGCCATATATCAGGAAGACAGATAATCTCCGGATACATCAAAAAAATTCCGGCTGGGGGAAATAATGAAAAAACTTTCAAATTTGACCGTTCCGGTGGGTTTAATTCTTTCTGCTCTGTTTTGTGCCGCCGCCTCGGCGGAATACCCGGCCGCGCAGGTGGTTTCTAAGACGCCCTACGGGCCGGTAAGCGACATGAACGCCGTCCGCTCCATAGCCGCCACCTTCAACCAGCCCATGGCCGCCCTTACCTCCGCAGAAAAAATGGGAGAGGTCTGCCCGCTTGAGGTTTTTGAGGTGCGGGATACGCTGACCGAAGCCAACTACTCCGGTTTTTCCTCCGCCGAACTGGACAGTTTCAGGGACCTCAAATCCGTTGAAGGCCGCTGCCGCTGGCAGGGCACTCAGACCGTGGCTTTTGAGCCGGCGCAGGCGCTGACCACCGCCACGCTCTATGCGGCCCGCGTTAAAAAAGGCCTTAAATCCGGCAACAGCGGCCAGGTCCTGGAAAATGACGAGGTCTGGTTCTTTGAGACTCTCCGCCCCGCTATAAAAGAAAGCGAGCCGCGCGACGCGGCCCGCTGGCTGCCGCTGGATACCGTGGCTTATGCGGCTTTCAGTCTGCCCATGGCTTCAGTCAGAGCCAGAGATTTCATAACCCTTGAGGAAACCGCCCCCGACGGCAGCGTGAAAGAAGTTCCCGCCGGAGTCCGTTCCGCCAAAGACGAAGAAGTTAAAAAACTCTGGCCCTACCCCTGGCAGGATATTTCCACCGGCACGGTGCTTGCCATAAGGCCCGCCTCACAACTTAAGCCGGACTACTCCTACGCGCTCAGGTTCAAAAAAGGACTGCTTGCGGGCGGGGGTAATTTGGGTCTGCAAGCCGACAGGGTCATAAATTTTGAACCTTATTACACTTTTAAGGTGAAAGAATTTCCCGAGGGCGGCTGCATGCCGCACGAATTCAGGCTTGGCTTTTCCAACCCGCTTAGCTACTGGGAACTTTACACGAAAATGGCGGCGCCGGTGCTTATGCCCGCGCTCACGGTCGAGGAATATAGGAGGGAGGGCTACAGGGACAGTTCCAAACGCACGGTCTATTATGACCTGCCCTATGAAATATTCAAGCTGGCTTCTTCATACGTCTTTAAACTTCCAGCCGGCTTAACCGATATTTTCGGCAATAAGCTTGGCGACGCCGTTGACTTCCCCGTTGAAACCGGGGATTACTGCCCCTATTTATCCGTTAAGCCCGGCTTCGGCGTGCTGGAGGGTTATCTGCCGCCGCGCCACCCCGCCAGCGCGGTGAACGCCGGCCCCGTCGCCGTCGTAAAAGGGAACATAAACGAAGATTATTTTATTCCCTTTTACAAAGGCGGCATGAAAGACGCGATCCTGCTTTCTAACAGCGTTTCCAAAAACTGGGAGCCCTCCGTCGGGCAGAAGAACATCCGTATACGGACCTTCTTGGATTATTCCGATGTGCTGAACCCCGAAACGGGGGGCTTCGCCTACGCCGGCGTTTCGGACGCGCGGGGCGGGACCGACCGCATGGTGGATAATGTCACGCGCCTCGGCCTCACGCTCAAAAGCTCGCCCGATTCCACACTTATCTGGGTCAGTTTCCTCAGGAACGGCCGCCCGGCCACCAACACGCCGGTTGAAATAAGGAATGACGATAATAAAATATTGTGGTCCGGCGTCACCGACAAGCAGGGCTTTGCCGACGCGCCCGGCTGGATGAAACTGGGGATAACCGACTGGAAGCGGTGGTCCCGGCCCGCGCTATGGGTGTTCGCGCGCAGCAAGAACGGCACGGCCGTAATGAACACTTCCTGGACAGGCGGCGTTGAGCCCTGGCGTTTTTCGGTTAATTATGAAAACGCCCCGCGGCCGCGCCGCTATTCGGCCGCGCTGTTCACCGAGCGCGGCGTTTACCGCCCCGGCGAAACGGTGGACATAAAAGGCATAGGCAGAAAACTGGTCTCCGGCGACTGGGCGCCGCTTGATCTTGACGCGGTGCAGATCTCCGTAACCGATTCGCGCGGCAACCGTGTATTAAAGGCCACCGTGCCCGTAACGACCGATTTTTCCTCCTTTGATTACGCCTATAAGATCGCCGAAGGTTCGCCCACCGGCGTCTGGAGCATAGAGGCCTCCGAGCCTTACGAGGACGACAAGTCCGTCGCGCGCGCCGTGGAAGGCGACGAAGAAGACGAGGACCGCAGCTATCAGGGCAAAGAGCGCCCTTTCCTTTTCACGGAAACCTTCCGCGTGGAGGAGTTCAAGCCCGCAACTTTTGAAGTTAAAACCCGCACGCTGGGCAATTCTTTCCTCGCCGGCGATAAATTCAAGGCAGCGGTGGAGGGCTGGTATCTTTTCGGCGCGCCCATGTCCGAAAGCAGGGCCGACTGGACCCTGCGGCTTGAAAGCGCTTATTACGCGCCGCCCGGCCACGAAGGCTTCAGCTTCGGGCGGGAATTCACGCAGGAAAGGCTGGACCTACTGGCCGGTTCGGGTTCGGTTGAGCTGGACTCAAAAGGCAAGGCCTCGGTGGAGGTACAGGTCGAGAAGAACCTTAAGGGCGGCGGCAACGCTGTTACGGCTTCTTTTGAAGCCGGCATTACGGACCCCGAACGCCAAAAACTGTTCGGCCGGGCCTCGGCTTTTGTGCACAAGGCGAATCTTTACTTCGGCGTAAAAGCCTCGGGCGGTTTTGTGGAAGCCGGCAAGCCCTGGTCGGCCGAACTTATAGGCGTAAGGCCGGACGGCTCGCCCGCCGTTGGGCTTGCGGGCATTGGCAAAATGGTAAAGCGGCAGTGGCTGAGCTCGCGGCGCGCGGGCCTCGGCGGCCGGCTTGAATGGGTGAGCGAAACCAAAGACACCGTGGTGTCAAGCTTCACTTTCACCGCTTCCGCCTCAACAGAAACCTGGAGCTTCACCCCGGCGGAAGGCGGCTATTATATTTTCACCGTTGAGGGTTCCGACGAAGAAGACCGCAAAACAGAAACCTCTTTCAGCTTTTATGTGTTCGGCAAAGGCGATGCCTGGTGGGCCAGGGAGGATTCCGATATTATAGAGCTGGTAACGGAAAAAACCGATTACAAGCCCGGTGAAACGGCCAAAATTATGGTGAAGTCGCCCTACGCCGAAGCGCAGGCTCTGGTAACGGTGGAGCGCGAGGGTGTGCTGGACCGCTGGCTGACCACCACCAAAGGCGGCGCGGATTTTATAAATGTGCCCATAAAAGAAAAATACCTGCCCAACGCCTTTATCAGCGTGATACTGGTTAAAGGCCGCGCGGCCGACCAGAAATATTCCGAAGACGGCGAGGACGACTTGTCAAAGCCGCAGGCAAAATTCGGCTACGCAAGCCTGCTGGTCAGCCCCGCCGGCAGACGCCTGGCAGTAAGCCTTAAAAGCGACAAAGCCGAGTACCGCCCCGGCCAGCAAGTAAATCTGGAGGTCAAAGCCGCGAATGAATCCGGCCGCCCGATAGTTTCCGAGCTCACAATATTTGCCGTTGACCAGGGCGTGCTGAGCCTGACCGGCTACGCCACGCCGGACGTGTTCTCCGGTTTCTATGGCCCCAGGCCGCTTAATATTCTCACCGTTGACTCGCGCCTGCACATTATCGGCCAGCGCAGTTACGGTGAAAAAGGCGAGGCGCGCGGCGGGGGCGGCGGCGCGTCGCTTGCGGGCCTGGATCTGCGCTCGAACTTTACGCCCACCGCTTACTGGAACCCTTCGGTTAAAACCGGGCCCGACGGTAAGGCGAAGGTCAATTTTAAACTGCCGGACAGTCTTACGCGCTTCCGGCTTATGGCTGTGGCGAACTCCGCCAAATTGTTCGGCTCGGGCGACGCTTCGGTCACCGTATCAAAACCGCTGATGCTGCGGCCAAGCCTGCCGCGCATGGCCCGCGTGGGGGATACTTTTAACTGCGGCGTGGTCCTTCATAACTACACCGCCGGCATTTCCACGGCGGTGCTTTCCATAGAGACCAGCGGCTACTCCATATTGGTCAAGGGGGAAGACTACCGCACGGTGTCGGTGGAAAGCGGCAAAGCCGCCGAAATAACCTGGGCCTGCACGGCGGAAAAACCCGGCGAAACGATATTCCGGTTCCGCGCCGAGGCCGGTTCGGAAACCGACGGTCTTGAATGGCGCGTGCCGGTCAAGACCTGGGAGCCCCTCGAATACGCGGCCACAAGCGGCGTTTCTTCAGGTCTAAGCGAGGAAACGCTTCTGCGGCCTTACCCCAAAGCCGAGGGGGACCTGCTTGTGAACCTTTCACCCACGGCCTTAAGCGGCCTCAGCGAAGGGGCGCGCTACCTGCTTGAATATCCGTACGGCTGTCTTGAGCAGAAACTTTCCCGCTCTATGCCCGTAATTACCGGCGCGGAACTTATTGAAACTTTCGGCCTGGGGGGGCTCGCCACGCTGAAAGAGGAAACGCAGAAGGTGTTTGACCATCTGCCGGATTATCAGCACCCGTCAGGCGGCTTCTGCTACTGGACCGGCGGCTGTTGGAAGCCGGACCCTTATATCAGCGCTTACACGCTTGAGGCCGCGGCGCTGGCCGTTAAGGAAGGCTATAAGGTGGACCCGGCGGTTATCAATAAGGACATTGACTGGCTGACCGCTTATCTGGGCTCCGAGGAGACCAACTGGGCTTACCCTTACAGCACAAGCGAGAATTATGCCGCGCGCGCCTACGCGGTTTACGCTTTGGCGCTTAACGGCAAAAACATGAGCGGCTACTTCAGCCAGCTTTATGATAAGCGCGACCAGGTGCCGTATCTGGCCAAGGCTTACATGGTAAAAGCGGCCAAGCTGCTGGGCTTTGACGCCGAGACTTCCAAAAAACTCTCGG
It encodes:
- a CDS encoding MG2 domain-containing protein gives rise to the protein MKKLSNLTVPVGLILSALFCAAASAEYPAAQVVSKTPYGPVSDMNAVRSIAATFNQPMAALTSAEKMGEVCPLEVFEVRDTLTEANYSGFSSAELDSFRDLKSVEGRCRWQGTQTVAFEPAQALTTATLYAARVKKGLKSGNSGQVLENDEVWFFETLRPAIKESEPRDAARWLPLDTVAYAAFSLPMASVRARDFITLEETAPDGSVKEVPAGVRSAKDEEVKKLWPYPWQDISTGTVLAIRPASQLKPDYSYALRFKKGLLAGGGNLGLQADRVINFEPYYTFKVKEFPEGGCMPHEFRLGFSNPLSYWELYTKMAAPVLMPALTVEEYRREGYRDSSKRTVYYDLPYEIFKLASSYVFKLPAGLTDIFGNKLGDAVDFPVETGDYCPYLSVKPGFGVLEGYLPPRHPASAVNAGPVAVVKGNINEDYFIPFYKGGMKDAILLSNSVSKNWEPSVGQKNIRIRTFLDYSDVLNPETGGFAYAGVSDARGGTDRMVDNVTRLGLTLKSSPDSTLIWVSFLRNGRPATNTPVEIRNDDNKILWSGVTDKQGFADAPGWMKLGITDWKRWSRPALWVFARSKNGTAVMNTSWTGGVEPWRFSVNYENAPRPRRYSAALFTERGVYRPGETVDIKGIGRKLVSGDWAPLDLDAVQISVTDSRGNRVLKATVPVTTDFSSFDYAYKIAEGSPTGVWSIEASEPYEDDKSVARAVEGDEEDEDRSYQGKERPFLFTETFRVEEFKPATFEVKTRTLGNSFLAGDKFKAAVEGWYLFGAPMSESRADWTLRLESAYYAPPGHEGFSFGREFTQERLDLLAGSGSVELDSKGKASVEVQVEKNLKGGGNAVTASFEAGITDPERQKLFGRASAFVHKANLYFGVKASGGFVEAGKPWSAELIGVRPDGSPAVGLAGIGKMVKRQWLSSRRAGLGGRLEWVSETKDTVVSSFTFTASASTETWSFTPAEGGYYIFTVEGSDEEDRKTETSFSFYVFGKGDAWWAREDSDIIELVTEKTDYKPGETAKIMVKSPYAEAQALVTVEREGVLDRWLTTTKGGADFINVPIKEKYLPNAFISVILVKGRAADQKYSEDGEDDLSKPQAKFGYASLLVSPAGRRLAVSLKSDKAEYRPGQQVNLEVKAANESGRPIVSELTIFAVDQGVLSLTGYATPDVFSGFYGPRPLNILTVDSRLHIIGQRSYGEKGEARGGGGGASLAGLDLRSNFTPTAYWNPSVKTGPDGKAKVNFKLPDSLTRFRLMAVANSAKLFGSGDASVTVSKPLMLRPSLPRMARVGDTFNCGVVLHNYTAGISTAVLSIETSGYSILVKGEDYRTVSVESGKAAEITWACTAEKPGETIFRFRAEAGSETDGLEWRVPVKTWEPLEYAATSGVSSGLSEETLLRPYPKAEGDLLVNLSPTALSGLSEGARYLLEYPYGCLEQKLSRSMPVITGAELIETFGLGGLATLKEETQKVFDHLPDYQHPSGGFCYWTGGCWKPDPYISAYTLEAAALAVKEGYKVDPAVINKDIDWLTAYLGSEETNWAYPYSTSENYAARAYAVYALALNGKNMSGYFSQLYDKRDQVPYLAKAYMVKAAKLLGFDAETSKKLSAEIMTQARYSPTQLHFEDAEAMPWIHSSPVQTTAVMLDAMLDSQGGFAGDEKAVTWLTGERKAKGRWRTTQENSWSLRAFENFYRHYEKETPDFTAVVSRSEEKLPELIRERFTERTPSPREKTFGFTGLFGGGDKLKLEFSKSGTGRFYYALRMGFVPEKRDKPASEGFEITKEIKPMLGGSGAFKAGARAVVTITVKTPQDRTFVAVNDPVPAGFEIVNTAFAVESSEDARTLAAKGERGGDWGEFERAEKYDDRMLIFADYLTAGEHKYSYIVQATVPGVYYAPSTLVEGMYEPEVFGRTAASTVEIEKP